The DNA region TCGGAAACGAAGCGGGCGATATACACTCCCGCCGAGATAGAAAACAAAACGGCCATAATCCAAAAAAATGGCCATTTGAGCGGCTCGATTTCGAGAGTGAAAACGATCATCACGATCGCCAGGGCCGTGACTGCGACTTTGCCATACCAGTTCGACTCCGGCACTTTATTGCGGCGCGAAGTCATTAAAAAACCGAGCGCTATAATAATCAAATCGCGCGTGAGAATCAATACCAAAAACCACACGGGAAAGTCGCGAAAAAATGCCAAATAAATGCCGACGCTGGCCGCGCAAATTTTATCCATGAGCGGATCGATGACGCGCCCCAGCTCGGATTGTTGTTTGAATTTGCGCGCGAGAAAACCGTCGGCCCAATCGGTGGTGCCGGCAACAAAGATAAACACCACCGCCAGCAGATTACCCTGCGGCGTTTCGCGGCTCATGAACCAGATCGCCGGAATCAAAAACAGCGGGCGGGTGAAACTGATGATGTTGGAGATCGTC from Cytophagia bacterium CHB2 includes:
- a CDS encoding CDP-alcohol phosphatidyltransferase family protein; amino-acid sequence: MSTPQPRPDERHRIWTISNIISFTRPLFLIPAIWFMSRETPQGNLLAVVFIFVAGTTDWADGFLARKFKQQSELGRVIDPLMDKICAASVGIYLAFFRDFPVWFLVLILTRDLIIIALGFLMTSRRNKVPESNWYGKVAVTALAIVMIVFTLEIEPLKWPFFWIMAVLFSISAGVYIARFVSDTKNAKIPAR